From a single Brettanomyces bruxellensis chromosome 7, complete sequence genomic region:
- a CDS encoding uncharacterized protein (BUSCO:EOG09263OCO) produces the protein MSEHQEKKTTPKKKEVTKLGGCIAGALAGCAAVTFTNPIELVKTRMQLEGELSSTKGTAKVYRNPFQAFALVYRNEGLRGVQKGLMASYLYQTGLNSCRLGFYEPMRCWINSLVFPKRDPVQFQSMGVNIFVGVATGVIGSVVSSPFYLLKTRMQSFSEQVKIGNQSHYDSVWQGLKDIFQDEGVRGLFRGANAAILRTAVGSGAQLPAYFFAKQQLEKLGNLKDGLGMQLACSAFAGVGVTVVMNPFDVVLTRLYNQKGALYKGTVDCFVKTVRSEGLGALYKGFVAQLLRNTPHSILLLMFMEQTMSMVYSAEQKFGVGI, from the coding sequence ATGTCAGAGCAtcaggagaagaaaacaacacctaaaaagaaggaggTTACGAAATTGGGAGGATGTATAGCGGGTGCACTTGCTGGATGTGCAGCGGTAACATTTACAAATCCAATTGAGCTTGTCAAGACGCGGATGCAACTTGAGGGGGAGCTTTCGTCGACAAAGGGCACAGCCAAGGTTTACCGGAATCCATTCCAGGCGTTTGCTTTGGTTTATAGGAATGAGGGGCTCAGGGGTGTGCAGAAAGGCCTTATGGCGTCATATTTGTACCAGACAGGTCTAAACAGTTGCAGACTTGGATTTTACGAGCCAATGAGGTGCTGGATCAACTCGTTGGTCTTTCCCAAGAGGGACCCGGTGCAGTTTCAGAGTATGGGGGTGAATATTTTCGTTGGCGTGGCCACTGGTGTCATTGGAAGTGTTGTTAGTTCACCGttttatcttttgaaaaccAGGATGCAGTCTTTCTCGGAACAAGTCAAGATCGGCAACCAATCACATTACGACTCGGTGTGGCAGGGGCTCAAGGACATCTTCCAGGATGAAGGTGTACGGGGGTTGTTCAGAGGTGCTAATGCTGCAATTCTTAGAACTGCGGTTGGGTCCGGTGCCCAGCTTCCGGCATACTTTTTTGCCAAGCAGCAGTTGGAGAAGTTGGGAAACCTCAAAGATGGTCTTGGCATGCAGCTTGCATGCTCGGCTTTTGCCGGAGTTGGCGTTACTGTGGTGATGAATCCGTTTGATGTTGTTTTAACCAGATTGTACAACCAAAAGGGGGCACTGTACAAAGGAACTGTTGATTGTTTTGTGAAAACTGTTCGGTCGGAGGGGTTGGGAGCGTTGTATAAGGGATTTGTGGCTCAACTTCTCCGGAATACGCCACACAGCATACTTCTTCTTATGTTCATGGAGCAGACTATGAGCATGGTTTACTCTGCTGAGCAGAAGTTTGGAGTTGGGATATAA
- a CDS encoding uncharacterized protein (BUSCO:EOG09264GMT): protein MSTGVKRSITDFFTVSKRQKSTLAKTAKPITDKPSSEKVKKSTDENSSTKIVAPGLSMFHVRPPSISHKFDKQAWIKTLTPYQKQLLDLEINTMDDSWLAVMHEEMTKSYFLDLKKFLEGEWKSGKTIFPPKDDIYSWSRLAPLSKVRVLILGQDPYHNFNQAHGLAFSVHDPRTRPPPSLNNIYKCLKIDYPDFQIPKSGDLTKWAEQGVLLLNTCLTVRAHNANSHSNHGWERFTSAAIRKLIEYKNHVAHQGIVIIAWGSPAQRTIGKVGRIDWGQNLFLKSVHPSPLSASRGFFDCHHFVKCNDWLFRRYGAEGLIDWAIVDGNKLSDLEEKRKKSLELEKEVDIHKRSPEKSEEKD from the coding sequence ATGTCCACAGGAGTAAAAAGATCAATCACAGACTTTTTCACAGTTTCGAAGCGGCAGAAATCAACTCTGGCCAAAACTGCTAAGCCAATTACGGATAAGCCAAGTTCTGAAAAAGTTAAGAAAAGCACAGATGAGAATTCATCAACAAAGATTGTGGCTCCAGGTCTTTCCATGTTTCATGTGAGACCACCAAGCATTTCGCATAAGTTTGACAAGCAGGCCTGGATCAAAACTTTAACACCATATCAGAAGCAGTTGCTTGACTTAGAAATAAACACGATGGACGATTCATGGTTAGCAGTGATGCATGAAGAAATGACCAAGTCATACTTTTTAGACCTCAAGAAGTTCTTAGAAGGCGAGTGGAAGTCTGGTAAAACCATCTTTCCGCCAAAAGATGATATTTATTCATGGTCTAGGCTTGCTCCTTTGTCTAAAGTCAGAGTTTTGATTTTGGGCCAGGATCCTTATCATAACTTTAACCAGGCACATGGACTTGCATTTTCCGTTCATGATCCACGCACACGTCCCCCACCATCACTCAACAATATCTACAAGTGTCTAAAAATTGACTATCCCGATTTTCAGATACCCAAGTCGGGAGATCTTACAAAATGGGCCGAGCAAGGTGTTTTGCTTCTCAATACATGTCTTACGGTTCGTGCACACAATGCAAACTCTCACTCTAACCATGGCTGGGAGAGATTCACATCAGCAGCAATTAGAAAGCTGATAGAGTACAAAAATCACGTGGCACATCAGGGAATAGTGATAATTGCCTGGGGTTCACCTGCCCAAAGAACTATAGGAAAGGTTGGAAGAATCGACTGGGGTCAAAACCTCTTTCTTAAATCCGTCCATCCTTCTCCCTTGAGTGCTTCACGTGGATTTTTTGACTGCCATCACTTTGTTAAGTGTAACGATTGGCTTTTTAGAAGATATGGAGCTGAAGGACTGATAGATTGGGCTATTGTAGATGGAAACAAGCTTTCTGACCTTgaggagaagagaaagaagtcTTTAGAGTTGGAGAAGGAGGTTGATATCCACAAGAGAAGTCCAGAGAAGAGTGAGGAAAAGGACTAG
- a CDS encoding uncharacterized protein (BUSCO:EOG09264W71), with protein MWNYFFGGGQQKKELPKKAIVKLREHIATLNKKQGYLEKQIEQQEQIARKNVTKNRTMAKQALRRKKKLESDLERIENQIESLETQLSAIESANLNLETMKAMKQGAKAIKQIHSDFNVDKVDETMDDIRDQVEASEEISDAISRPLGADNIDEDELEDELAQMQQDEVDESMTNTKAKVEKEKPGISQAKLPSVPTGKLGEKKAAEEDEDEAALKQLQAEMGM; from the coding sequence atgTGGAACTATTTCTTTGGAGGAGGTcagcagaagaaggagcTGCCCAAGAAGGCTATAGTGAAGCTGAGGGAGCACATAGCGACACTCAATAAGAAGCAGGGGTActtggaaaagcaaatagaACAACAAGAACAGATTGCAAGAAAGAATGTGACCAAAAACAGAACGATGGCAAAGCAGGCACTCcgcagaaagaagaagctaGAAAGCGACCTGGAGCGAATCGAGAACCAGATCGAGTCGTTGGAGACTCAGCTTAGTGCAATAGAGTCGGCAAACCTCAACTTGGAGACTATGAAGGCTATGAAGCAAGGAGCAAAGGCTATCAAGCAGATTCACAGCGACTTCAACGTTGACAAGGTGGATGAGACGATGGACGATATCCGGGACCAGGTGGAGGCAAGCGAGGAGATATCGGATGCCATTAGCAGGCCTCTTGGTGCTGATaatattgatgaagatgaattaGAGGATGAATTGGCACAGATGCAGcaagatgaagttgatgagaGCATGACTAACACTAAGGCCAAGGTTGAGAAGGAGAAGCCGGGCATAAGCCAGGCGAAACTTCCGAGTGTTCCTACCGGCAAACTGGGGGAGAAGAAAGCTGCtgaggaggatgaggatgaagcTGCTTTGAAGCAGTTGCAGGCTGAGATGGGCATGTGA
- a CDS encoding uncharacterized protein (BUSCO:EOG09260H6E), whose protein sequence is MRNSNNKSVHVNKAAVSITSTLYDRRALDCTEDKPLVNSLNHLTFLASSSGKVRQALSQDGGLERLVDILYECRNPQTEAQKCIYAWKWVLAFQSLVLVGTRGTEKMRRKVVQAGVLPIIATILDNYLITQKMDWVTEFSSRGSTAGMAMGGPMPIAGPGPAPVASTGPTLQNEPDNINVDTDSDTAVNDGITDTQVNTVFRQVRSLLEQANQTIMEARAEIGKQGCEKSNFSAFPSSHTRLDGEYGRIRGCLRFLQLLDRLCEPGGPAAASEYPDLVRDTSFAGHMAGCQDVCNLLKLSTAWTGCLPFLEHFEEKLNQSVPREFESGVLVPKEDDVIWSLQLLAFVSKYTSLRYEMANNYIVSGLSLRSGNLPPPLEPDSGLPQADDLVFNDCDYFHFVSDTPPENPFVLFPGFRNSGFGEAGSSSVCGCDCDGVSHDCQCDSSNSRSISNGQSISNCQSISNGQCDSSNCQSIPNHQSTVSLPSLHQHADLLNSYDSILNEQNPFIEAKKLEKLTVDAARYAHRQYRRLRIKNRQVHQDSLARYAVRWDYETSWDELATPVSQSACIDEQIKPIRRVNIFPLVEKFTVRHLYSRDINYWSSVIVRNYNRKDETKGGRRQCAYFGCRKWEQDPRQFAKCRRCKRAKYCSKECQSKAWTYHKYWCNAVGSTSTEGNSSSSSHHHSHQNPRDSTPVTSENSQSGSSRSESETSSDVINAPRLPTGFFG, encoded by the coding sequence ATGAGAAACTCAAACAACAAATCAGTACATGTGAACAAAGCAGCGGTGTCGATCACCTCGACACTTTATGACCGCAGAGCATTAGACTGCACAGAGGACAAGCCCCTCGTGAACTCGCTCAACCACTTGACATTCTTGGCGTCGTCATCCGGGAAGGTGCGGCAGGCATTGTCACAAGATGGAGGGCTTGAGAGGCTTGTTGACATTCTTTACGAATGCCGAAATCCGCAGACCGAGGCCCAGAAGTGCATTTATGCGTGGAAGTGGGTGCTTGCCTTCCAGTCTTTGGTGCTAGTGGGCACGCGGGGCACCGAGAAGATGCGGCGGAAGGTCGTGCAGGCCGGTGTGCTTCCGATAATAGCGACGATTCTTGATAATTACCTGATAACGCAGAAAATGGACTGGGTAACCGAGTTTTCGTCCCGGGGTTCGACTGCAGGGATGGCAATGGGTGGCCCTATGCCTATCGCGGGTCCCGGGCCTGCCCCAGTGGCTTCTACCGGGCCCACCTTGCAGAATGAGCCCGATAACATCAACGTCGATACGGACTCAGACACGGCGGTCAACGACGGAATAACAGACACACAGGTAAATACAGTTTTCAGGCAGGTCCGCAGCCTCCTGGAGCAGGCTAACCAGACCATCATGGAGGCCCGGGCGGAAATTGGCAAGCAGGGATGCGAAAAATCGAACTTTTCCGCTTTTCCCAGCTCCCACACTCGGCTGGACGGCGAATACGGCCGAATCAGGGGCTGCCTACGCTTCCTGCAGCTGCTGGACCGACTGTGTGAGCCCGGTGGGCCTGCCGCGGCTTCCGAGTACCCGGATCTTGTTCGTGACACTAGTTTTGCCGGCCATATGGCAGGTTGCCAGGATGTTTGCAACTTGTTGAAGCTGAGCACCGCCTGGACCGGATGCCTGCCCTTTCTGGAACACTTTGAGGAGAAGCTGAACCAGTCGGTGCCGCGGGAGTTCGAGTCTGGTGTACTGGTGCCTAAGGAGGACGATGTGATCTGGTCGTTGCAGCTTTTGGCCTTCGTGTCCAAGTACACGAGCCTGCGGTACGAGATGGCCAACAATTACATTGTGAGTGGTCTTTCTCTGCGGAGTGGCAACCTGCCTCCGCCTCTTGAGCCGGACTCCGGCCTGCCTCAGGCCGATGATCTGGTCTTCAACGACTGCGATTACTTCCACTTTGTGAGTGACACGCCGCCCGAAAACCCGtttgtgctttttcctGGTTTTCGCAACTCTGGTTTTGGAGAAGCTGGTTCTTCTTCGGTGTGCGGGTGTGATTGTGATGGAGTATCTCATGATTGTCAATGCGATTCATCAAATAGTCGGTCTATTTCAAATGGTCAGTCTATTTCAAATTGTCAGTCTATTTCAAATGGTCAATGCgattcatcaaattgtCAGTCTATCCCTAATCACCAATCCACAGTTTCTCTGCCTTCCCTCCACCAACACGCAGACTTACTCAACTCGTACGACTCCATCCTCAACGAGCAAAACCCCTTCATCGAGGCAAAAAAACTAGAGAAACTCACCGTGGATGCCGCCAGATATGCCCACCGGCAATACCGCCGGCTTAGAATCAAGAATAGGCAGGTGCACCAAGACTCACTCGCCCGGTATGCCGTCCGCTGGGACTATGAAACCAGCTGGGATGAACTTGCTACCCCAGTCTCTCAGTCTGCCTGTATCGATGAACAAATTAAACCCATCCGGAGAGTCAACATCTTCCCGCTGGTGGAAAAATTCACCGTGCGACATCTCTACAGCCGAGATATCAACTACTGGTCATCGGTTATCGTCCGCAATTACAACAGAAAGGACGAAACCAAGGGGGGTCGTAGGCAGTGTGCTTATTTTGGCTGCCGCAAGTGGGAGCAGGACCCTCGGCAGTTTGCCAAGTGCAGAAGATGCAAAAGAGCAAAGTACTGCTCAAAGGAGTGCCAGAGCAAGGCCTGGACTTACCACAAGTACTGGTGCAATGCTGTTGGCTCAACCTCGACCGAGGGAaactcttcctcttccagCCACCACCACTCACACCAGAATCCGCGTGACTCCACTCCTGTGACCAGCGAAAACTCACAATCTGGAAGCAGCCGAAGTGAGAGCGAGACGTCGTCTGATGTGATAAATGCTCCAAGGTTGCCGACTGGTTTTTTTGGCTGA